A window of the Streptomyces luomodiensis genome harbors these coding sequences:
- a CDS encoding beta-ketoacyl-[acyl-carrier-protein] synthase family protein, giving the protein MAHRDIVVTGVGAVTALGSGAGPLHERAVAGESALAGGEGRCTGFDPSAVLSRREARRTDRFSQFALVAAAEALGQAGWDGRPPYAPERVACVVGSGVGGLETFEGQRTVLDKEGPEAVSPLMVPMMMANAAAAQIALRHGLGGESHCVISACSAGAQAIGAGLRLIRSGAADAVVVGGAEAATSPIVRAAFLNAGALSPSGASVPFDRSRDGFLLGEGAGILVLEGADGARARGATVLAELAGYGASSDAHHLTAPDPDGVGAARAVSLALADAGIAPGDLDYINAHGTGTVLNDQAEIVALRRSLGPVLEDIPLSSTKSSIGHLLGAAGAVEAVATVLALRHRQAPPTVGLATPDPALGPLTHLTTARPLARGGPGGPVALSTSFGFGGHNAALVLRGAPEGAAA; this is encoded by the coding sequence ATGGCGCACCGCGACATCGTCGTCACCGGAGTCGGCGCGGTCACCGCCCTCGGTTCCGGCGCGGGCCCGCTCCACGAACGGGCCGTGGCGGGCGAGAGCGCGCTGGCCGGCGGGGAGGGCCGGTGCACCGGCTTCGACCCGTCCGCCGTCCTCAGCCGCCGGGAGGCCCGCAGGACGGACCGGTTCTCCCAGTTCGCGCTCGTCGCCGCGGCCGAGGCACTCGGCCAGGCGGGCTGGGACGGCCGGCCTCCGTACGCCCCGGAGCGGGTGGCCTGCGTCGTGGGTTCCGGAGTGGGCGGTCTGGAGACCTTCGAGGGGCAGCGGACCGTGCTGGACAAGGAGGGGCCGGAGGCCGTCTCCCCGCTCATGGTCCCGATGATGATGGCCAACGCGGCCGCCGCCCAGATCGCCCTGCGCCACGGCCTGGGCGGGGAGAGCCACTGTGTGATCTCGGCGTGTTCGGCCGGGGCCCAGGCCATCGGCGCCGGGCTGCGGCTGATCCGCTCCGGCGCGGCGGACGCCGTGGTGGTGGGCGGTGCGGAGGCCGCGACCTCGCCGATCGTACGGGCCGCCTTTCTGAACGCGGGCGCCCTCTCGCCCAGCGGCGCCTCGGTCCCGTTCGACCGGAGCCGGGACGGATTCCTGCTGGGAGAGGGCGCGGGCATCCTGGTGCTCGAAGGCGCGGACGGCGCGCGAGCGCGGGGCGCCACGGTGCTGGCCGAGCTCGCCGGTTACGGGGCCAGCAGCGACGCCCATCACCTCACCGCGCCCGACCCGGACGGGGTCGGCGCCGCCCGCGCCGTGTCCCTCGCGCTCGCCGACGCCGGGATCGCCCCGGGGGATCTCGACTACATCAACGCCCATGGCACGGGCACCGTCCTGAACGACCAGGCGGAGATCGTGGCCCTGCGGCGCAGCCTCGGACCGGTGCTGGAGGACATCCCGCTGTCCTCCACCAAGTCCTCGATCGGGCACCTCCTCGGCGCCGCGGGGGCGGTCGAGGCGGTGGCCACCGTACTCGCGCTACGGCACCGGCAGGCGCCGCCGACCGTGGGGCTGGCCACACCCGACCCAGCGCTCGGCCCGCTGACCCATCTGACCACGGCCCGCCCGCTGGCGCGCGGCGGGCCGGGCGGGCCGGTCGCGCTGTCCACCTCGTTCGGGTTCGGTGGCCACAACGCGGCGCTGGTCCTGCGCGGCGCACCGGAAGGAGCCGCCGCGTGA
- a CDS encoding SDR family oxidoreductase: MITLSGRRYLVTGVLTSDSLAWHIARALQLADAQVLLTGYGRTRRITELAAAELPRPAEVLALDATRPDDFTALGASVADRWPALDGAVHAIAGAPADAIGGSFLTTAPDSAERALRTSALSLHALTTALAPLLERGADGGSVVGLDFDGTLAWPGYDWMGVAKAALESVCRYLALYLGPRHIRVNLVATGPVETVSGRGVATFGALDERWRGEAPLGWDSSTAAAEVVAGPVLFLLSPLARGITGEVIHADGGMRHTGMGLPAAPMGADRTTNVANRTADVGHPTADVAHPTTDVAHPTADVAHHTTDVAHPTADVAHPTTDVAHHTTDVAHPTADVAHPTTDVAHHTTDVAHPTADVAHPTTDVAHPTTDVAHHTTDVAHHTTDVAHPTADVLGRS; this comes from the coding sequence GTGATCACCCTTTCCGGGCGGCGCTACCTCGTGACGGGGGTGCTCACCAGTGACTCCCTGGCCTGGCATATCGCACGGGCGCTGCAACTCGCCGACGCGCAGGTGCTGTTGACCGGTTACGGCCGCACCCGCCGGATCACCGAACTGGCCGCCGCGGAGCTGCCGAGGCCGGCCGAGGTACTGGCCCTGGACGCGACCCGGCCGGACGACTTCACCGCGCTCGGCGCGTCGGTGGCCGACCGGTGGCCCGCCCTGGACGGCGCCGTGCACGCCATCGCGGGCGCCCCGGCCGACGCGATCGGCGGGTCGTTCCTCACCACCGCGCCGGACAGCGCCGAACGCGCCCTGCGGACCAGCGCACTGTCCCTGCACGCGCTGACCACGGCGCTCGCCCCGCTGCTCGAGCGGGGCGCGGACGGCGGCAGCGTCGTGGGGCTCGACTTCGACGGCACGCTGGCCTGGCCCGGCTACGACTGGATGGGTGTGGCCAAGGCCGCTCTGGAGTCGGTCTGCCGGTATCTCGCCCTCTATCTCGGGCCGCGACACATCAGGGTCAACCTGGTGGCGACCGGACCGGTCGAGACCGTGTCGGGCCGTGGCGTCGCCACCTTCGGCGCGCTCGACGAGCGGTGGCGCGGCGAGGCGCCGCTGGGCTGGGACAGCTCGACGGCGGCGGCCGAGGTGGTGGCGGGCCCGGTGCTGTTCCTGCTGTCCCCGCTGGCGCGCGGCATCACCGGCGAGGTGATCCACGCGGACGGCGGGATGCGCCACACCGGTATGGGCCTGCCCGCGGCTCCCATGGGCGCGGACCGCACCACCAACGTCGCGAACCGCACCGCCGACGTCGGGCACCCCACCGCCGATGTCGCACACCCCACCACCGACGTCGCGCACCCCACCGCCGACGTCGCGCACCACACCACCGACGTCGCACACCCCACCGCCGATGTCGCACACCCCACCACCGACGTCGCACACCACACCACCGACGTCGCACACCCCACCGCCGATGTCGCACACCCCACCACCGACGTCGCACACCACACCACCGACGTCGCACACCCCACCGCCGATGTCGCACACCCCACCACCGACGTCGCACACCCCACCACCGACGTCGCACACCACACCACCGACGTCGCACACCACACCACCGACGTCGCACACCCCACCGCCGATGTCCTGGGGAGGAGTTGA
- a CDS encoding ScbA/BarX family gamma-butyrolactone biosynthesis protein, whose translation MTAPAASGAAPALPGTRPTPPGDRPTPSGDRATQPEGRSTPPSDRATPPEGRSTPPSDRATPPEGRSVLPGDRTVPRRLVHKRAVEQVLTTGVAECGGRLLGSAQLPRLHRYFNDTRAPYYDLLLVGEAARQTVEAMAHELLGVPLDSPFVLSDLAIELTGPEALRVGPAPVDLGVELHIDSARRRRDGSVRALRGTAVCRVAEREAARFSGTLRFLEAGAYAELRAGPAAPAPPATGVPPRSAPAAVGRTDPRNVVLGRIRHKGEETVARLVCDPGDPVFFDHPLDHLPGMLLMEAGRQIALAARARTAAVPATELIATSCRAGFREFAEHTDPVWCRARPTAAGTIEAVVEQRGRPAALLEVAVARVTDRGIVP comes from the coding sequence ATGACCGCGCCCGCGGCCTCCGGGGCCGCCCCCGCGCTGCCTGGCACCCGGCCGACGCCGCCCGGCGACCGGCCGACGCCGTCCGGCGACCGCGCCACACAGCCCGAGGGCCGTTCCACACCGCCCAGCGACCGCGCCACACCGCCCGAGGGCCGTTCCACACCGCCCAGCGACCGCGCCACACCGCCCGAGGGCCGTTCCGTGCTGCCCGGCGACCGGACCGTGCCCCGCCGGCTCGTGCACAAGCGCGCCGTCGAGCAGGTGCTGACCACCGGCGTGGCGGAATGCGGCGGCAGGCTGCTGGGCTCGGCCCAACTCCCCCGGCTGCACCGGTACTTCAACGACACCCGCGCCCCCTACTACGACCTGCTGCTGGTGGGCGAGGCGGCCCGGCAGACCGTCGAGGCCATGGCGCACGAGCTGCTCGGCGTCCCGCTGGACTCCCCCTTCGTGCTGAGCGACCTGGCGATCGAGCTGACCGGGCCGGAGGCGCTGCGGGTCGGTCCCGCCCCCGTCGACCTGGGGGTGGAACTGCACATCGACAGCGCGCGCCGCCGGCGTGACGGATCGGTGCGCGCCCTGCGGGGCACCGCGGTGTGCCGGGTGGCCGAGCGGGAGGCCGCCCGGTTCTCCGGGACCCTCCGCTTCCTGGAGGCGGGCGCGTACGCGGAACTGCGGGCCGGGCCCGCGGCCCCCGCGCCGCCCGCCACGGGCGTTCCGCCCCGGTCGGCCCCCGCGGCGGTGGGCAGGACCGATCCCCGGAACGTCGTCCTGGGACGGATCCGCCACAAGGGCGAGGAGACCGTGGCGCGGCTGGTGTGCGATCCGGGCGACCCCGTCTTCTTCGACCACCCGCTGGACCACCTGCCGGGCATGCTCCTGATGGAGGCGGGCCGCCAGATCGCGCTGGCCGCGCGGGCCCGGACCGCCGCGGTGCCGGCCACCGAGCTCATCGCCACGTCCTGCCGGGCCGGCTTCCGGGAGTTCGCCGAGCACACGGACCCGGTCTGGTGCAGGGCCCGGCCCACCGCGGCCGGGACGATCGAGGCCGTCGTGGAGCAGCGCGGCCGGCCGGCCGCGCTGCTCGAGGTCGCGGTGGCGCGGGTGACGGACCGGGGGATCGTGCCATGA
- a CDS encoding beta-ketoacyl-ACP synthase III gives MTVTISGVGAALPGTVIGNDHFAHLDTSHEWIVKRTGIHTRHWLSPDESLADLAERASRQALADSGRSAHEVDHVLVSTVTPDRITPGVAPELAARLGAPGPPAVDLNAACAGFLYALDHACALIESGRARCVLVCAAEALSRITDVTDRSTAVLFGDAAGAVVVTRDGLEDGERPHFLLGSDGGHTELLYADREERVLRMSGREVYEFAVATMAEQTRKVLGARGLRPADIALFIGHQANARILRAVAAELGVPDDRTEISVDTVGNTSSASIPFALRQARDAGRLRPRDRIVMAAFGAGFVWGAGVVRWKA, from the coding sequence ATGACCGTCACGATCAGCGGCGTCGGCGCGGCCCTCCCCGGCACCGTGATCGGCAACGACCACTTCGCCCACCTCGACACCTCCCACGAGTGGATCGTCAAACGCACCGGTATCCACACCCGGCACTGGCTGTCCCCGGACGAGTCGCTGGCGGACCTCGCCGAACGCGCCTCCCGGCAGGCCCTCGCCGACAGCGGACGCAGCGCCCACGAGGTGGACCACGTCCTGGTCTCCACCGTCACCCCCGACCGGATCACCCCCGGTGTCGCCCCCGAACTCGCCGCCCGCCTCGGCGCGCCGGGCCCGCCCGCGGTGGACCTCAACGCGGCGTGCGCCGGATTCCTCTACGCGCTCGACCACGCCTGCGCGCTCATCGAGAGCGGCCGGGCCCGCTGTGTGCTGGTCTGCGCGGCGGAGGCGCTGTCCCGGATCACCGATGTCACGGACCGCTCCACGGCGGTGCTGTTCGGCGACGCGGCGGGGGCGGTCGTCGTCACCCGGGACGGCCTGGAGGACGGGGAGCGGCCGCATTTCCTGCTCGGCTCCGACGGCGGCCACACGGAACTGCTGTACGCCGACCGCGAGGAGCGCGTGCTGCGTATGAGCGGCCGTGAGGTGTACGAGTTCGCGGTGGCCACCATGGCGGAGCAGACCCGCAAGGTGCTCGGCGCCCGCGGGCTCCGGCCGGCCGACATCGCCCTGTTCATCGGGCACCAGGCCAACGCGCGCATCCTGCGGGCGGTCGCCGCGGAGCTCGGCGTACCCGATGACCGTACCGAGATCAGCGTGGACACGGTCGGCAACACCTCGTCGGCCTCCATTCCCTTCGCCCTGCGGCAGGCCCGTGACGCCGGGCGGCTGCGGCCCAGGGACCGGATCGTGATGGCGGCTTTCGGCGCCGGCTTCGTCTGGGGCGCCGGTGTCGTCCGCTGGAAGGCATGA